Proteins from a single region of Synechococcus sp. WH 8109:
- a CDS encoding DUF2256 domain-containing protein produces MKKSSFKNNRPSKICPVCDRPFEWRKAWRNCWDEVVYCSERCRRRKNKSNP; encoded by the coding sequence TTGAAGAAGTCAAGTTTTAAAAACAACCGTCCCAGCAAGATCTGTCCAGTCTGCGATCGTCCCTTTGAGTGGCGCAAAGCCTGGAGAAATTGCTGGGACGAAGTTGTTTATTGCTCGGAACGTTGCCGACGACGCAAGAATAAATCCAATCCATAA
- a CDS encoding ABC transporter permease: MTRRMPATETVRMALSTLRSNRLRSLLTMVGIVIGNASVITLVGVGRGAQLLAEGQLNNLGANVLFVVPGNTNARRQGVTRPKTLVLEDAKAIATQVPSVKRVAPLINTNQVVQAGARSSTGAVFGATSEFLPVRSFEVAKGRFINAEDVAGAKAIAVLGSDLRTKLFPTGSAIGQQLRIGNQSFEVVGVMAPKGAVFGSNQDENTYIPITTMVNRITGRDPIYGISLNSISVEAIDEQSISAASFQINNLLRQRHRILRDDDFVVRSQKDALTIVSTITGGLTLMLGAIGGISLLVGGIGIMNIMLVSVSERTEEIGLRKALGARSSDVLQQFLVESLVLASLGGAIGTLAGLGTVSLVAAVTPLPATIGATMVVVTVGLSGSIGLFFGVVPARRAAKLDPIVALRSL, encoded by the coding sequence ATGACCCGGCGCATGCCAGCAACGGAAACGGTGAGGATGGCCCTGTCCACCCTGCGCAGCAACAGGCTGCGCAGCCTGCTCACGATGGTGGGCATCGTTATCGGCAACGCCTCGGTGATCACCCTGGTGGGGGTTGGACGGGGAGCGCAATTGCTGGCTGAAGGCCAGTTGAACAACCTCGGCGCCAATGTGCTGTTTGTGGTTCCGGGCAACACAAACGCCAGACGCCAGGGGGTCACACGACCGAAAACGCTCGTCCTGGAAGATGCCAAAGCCATCGCCACCCAGGTTCCCAGCGTCAAACGCGTCGCGCCCCTGATCAACACCAATCAGGTGGTGCAGGCGGGCGCCCGCAGTTCAACGGGTGCGGTCTTCGGAGCGACATCGGAGTTCCTTCCGGTGCGCAGCTTCGAAGTGGCCAAGGGCCGTTTCATCAACGCCGAGGACGTCGCCGGGGCGAAAGCCATCGCCGTGCTCGGCTCTGATCTCCGCACCAAGTTGTTTCCCACTGGCTCAGCGATTGGCCAGCAGTTGCGCATCGGCAATCAAAGCTTTGAGGTAGTGGGTGTGATGGCCCCCAAGGGTGCCGTGTTCGGCAGCAACCAGGATGAAAACACTTACATCCCAATCACCACGATGGTGAACCGGATCACCGGTCGGGATCCCATTTACGGCATCAGCCTGAACTCCATCAGTGTTGAAGCCATAGATGAACAGAGCATCAGCGCAGCCAGCTTTCAGATCAACAACCTGCTGAGACAACGGCACCGGATTCTCCGAGATGACGATTTCGTGGTGCGGTCGCAGAAGGACGCTCTCACCATCGTGAGCACCATCACCGGAGGACTCACCCTGATGCTCGGGGCCATCGGTGGGATCTCCCTGCTGGTGGGAGGCATCGGGATCATGAACATCATGTTGGTGTCCGTCAGCGAACGCACCGAGGAGATCGGTCTGCGCAAAGCCCTTGGGGCCCGCAGCAGTGATGTTCTGCAGCAATTTCTGGTGGAATCCCTAGTGCTTGCCAGCCTGGGCGGCGCCATCGGCACGCTGGCGGGTCTTGGAACCGTAAGCCTCGTGGCAGCGGTCACGCCCCTGCCAGCGACCATCGGCGCAACGATGGTGGTGGTCACCGTTGGACTCTCAGGATCCATAGGGCTGTTCTTCGGTGTCGTTCCAGCCCGACGAGCCGCAAAGCTCGACCCGATTGTTGCCCTGAGAAGCCTTTGA
- the ftsH gene encoding ATP-dependent zinc metalloprotease FtsH, with protein sequence MNQRWRLLALWLLPIGVVLLIGWQVVSNGGINGLSQDSNGTTVAPRNAAVARMSYGRFLDYVEAGRVTAVDIYDGGRNAVIEAVDPDLDNRVQRLRVDLPGLAPELINTLKTEGISFDIHPPRTAPPALGVLGNLAFPLLLIGALIFLARRNSNMPGGPGQAMQFGKSKARFMMEAETGVMFDDVAGVTEAKQELQEVVTFLKQPERFTSVGAQIPRGLLLVGPPGTGKTLLAKAIAGEAGVPFFSLSGSEFVEMFVGVGASRVRDLFKKAKENSPCLIFIDEIDAVGRQRGAGIGGGNDEREQTLNQLLTEMDGFEGNSGIIIIAATNRPDVLDSALMRPGRFDRQVTVDAPDIKGRLAILDVHCRNKKLEEELSLESIARRTPGFTGADLANLMNEAAILTARRRKEAIGLSEIDDAVDRIIAGMEGRPLTDGRSKRLIAYHEVGHALIGTLVKDHDPVQKVTLVPRGQAQGLTWFSPDEEQTLVTRAQLKARIMGALGGRAAEDVVFGHQEVTTGAGGDIQQVASMARNMVTRLGMSDLGPVALEGGSQEVFLGRDLMSRSDVSESISQQIDVQVRNMVKRCYDETVEIVAANREAMDRLVEMLIEKETMDGDEFKAVVGEFTTVPEKDRTVVTLD encoded by the coding sequence ATGAATCAGCGCTGGCGCCTTCTTGCCCTCTGGCTGTTGCCAATCGGCGTCGTGTTGCTGATCGGCTGGCAGGTGGTGAGCAACGGAGGTATCAATGGCCTCAGCCAGGACAGCAATGGCACCACCGTCGCTCCTCGCAATGCTGCGGTTGCACGGATGAGCTACGGCCGCTTCCTCGATTACGTCGAAGCCGGTCGCGTCACAGCCGTTGATATCTACGACGGTGGCCGCAACGCCGTGATCGAAGCCGTCGATCCCGACCTCGACAACCGGGTCCAGCGCCTGCGCGTTGATCTTCCTGGTCTGGCCCCTGAGCTGATCAATACGCTGAAGACCGAAGGCATCAGCTTTGACATTCATCCCCCACGCACAGCACCACCGGCGCTGGGAGTTCTGGGCAATCTGGCGTTCCCGCTGCTGCTGATCGGTGCCCTGATCTTCCTGGCCCGCCGCAACAGCAACATGCCTGGCGGCCCTGGCCAGGCAATGCAGTTTGGCAAAAGCAAGGCCCGCTTCATGATGGAAGCGGAGACCGGCGTCATGTTCGATGACGTGGCTGGCGTCACCGAGGCCAAGCAGGAACTGCAGGAAGTGGTCACCTTCCTGAAGCAGCCCGAGCGTTTCACCTCCGTGGGTGCTCAGATTCCCCGCGGCCTTCTGCTGGTCGGCCCTCCCGGCACTGGCAAAACACTTCTGGCCAAGGCCATTGCCGGAGAAGCTGGCGTTCCCTTCTTCTCCCTCTCCGGTTCGGAGTTCGTTGAGATGTTCGTTGGCGTGGGTGCCAGCCGCGTCCGCGATCTGTTCAAGAAGGCCAAGGAGAACAGCCCTTGTTTGATCTTCATCGACGAAATTGACGCCGTTGGCCGTCAGCGCGGTGCCGGCATTGGTGGAGGTAACGACGAGCGCGAACAGACCTTGAACCAGCTCCTGACTGAGATGGATGGTTTTGAAGGCAACAGCGGCATCATCATCATCGCGGCCACCAACCGCCCCGACGTTCTGGACTCAGCTCTGATGCGTCCCGGCCGTTTTGACCGTCAGGTCACCGTGGACGCCCCAGACATCAAGGGTCGCCTCGCCATCCTTGATGTGCACTGCCGCAACAAGAAGCTCGAAGAGGAGCTGTCCCTCGAAAGCATCGCCCGCCGCACCCCTGGCTTCACTGGTGCTGACCTGGCCAACCTCATGAACGAGGCGGCCATTCTCACCGCCCGCCGCCGCAAGGAAGCCATCGGTTTGAGCGAGATCGACGACGCTGTCGATCGGATCATCGCCGGCATGGAGGGTCGTCCCCTCACCGACGGTCGCAGCAAGCGTCTGATCGCTTACCACGAGGTGGGCCATGCCCTGATCGGAACCCTGGTCAAAGACCACGACCCTGTTCAGAAGGTCACTTTGGTTCCTCGTGGTCAGGCCCAGGGCCTGACCTGGTTCTCCCCGGATGAAGAGCAAACACTCGTGACCCGTGCCCAGCTCAAGGCACGCATCATGGGAGCCCTGGGTGGTCGCGCCGCAGAGGACGTGGTGTTTGGTCATCAGGAAGTCACCACCGGAGCCGGTGGCGACATCCAGCAGGTGGCTTCGATGGCCCGCAACATGGTCACTCGACTCGGCATGAGTGATCTCGGCCCTGTGGCCCTCGAAGGCGGCAGTCAGGAAGTGTTCCTGGGTCGCGACTTGATGTCCCGCAGTGATGTGTCGGAATCGATCTCCCAACAGATCGATGTTCAAGTGCGCAACATGGTGAAGCGCTGTTATGACGAAACCGTTGAGATCGTGGCCGCCAACCGGGAAGCCATGGATCGCCTGGTGGAAATGCTGATCGAGAAGGAAACCATGGATGGTGATGAGTTCAAGGCCGTTGTGGGTGAATTCACCACTGTTCCTGAGAAAGACCGCACTGTCGTCACCCTGGACTGA
- the clpP gene encoding ATP-dependent Clp endopeptidase proteolytic subunit ClpP, which produces MIPIVIEESGRGERAFDIYSRLLRERIIFLGEAVTSDSANRIVAQMLFLEAEDPEKDIYLYINSPGGSVYDGLGIFDTMQHIKPDVHTVCVGLAASMGAFLLCAGTKGKRSSLQHSRIMIHQPLGGAQGQASDIRIQADEILFLKERLNKELSDRTGQPLDRIQQDTDRDFFMSPTEAVNYGLIDSVIDKRPVQAVA; this is translated from the coding sequence ATGATCCCCATTGTGATTGAGGAGTCTGGCCGGGGAGAAAGGGCCTTTGACATTTATTCCCGGCTTCTGCGCGAGCGAATCATCTTCCTTGGTGAGGCTGTCACCAGTGACTCCGCCAACCGGATCGTGGCGCAGATGTTGTTTCTCGAAGCTGAGGACCCTGAGAAAGATATCTACCTCTACATCAACTCGCCCGGTGGTTCGGTTTACGACGGCCTCGGCATCTTCGACACGATGCAGCACATCAAACCGGATGTGCACACAGTTTGTGTTGGCTTGGCCGCAAGCATGGGAGCTTTCCTGCTATGTGCTGGCACCAAGGGCAAGCGCAGCAGCCTGCAGCACTCCCGGATCATGATTCACCAGCCCTTGGGTGGTGCCCAGGGCCAAGCCAGTGACATCCGCATTCAGGCGGATGAAATCCTCTTCCTGAAGGAACGCCTCAACAAGGAGCTCTCCGATCGCACTGGGCAACCCCTTGATCGGATCCAGCAGGACACCGACCGTGACTTCTTCATGTCACCCACAGAAGCGGTGAACTACGGCTTGATTGACTCGGTGATCGACAAGCGTCCAGTTCAGGCCGTTGCTTGA
- a CDS encoding nucleoside triphosphate pyrophosphohydrolase family protein, whose amino-acid sequence MEMNSYQDAARKTAAYPDVGRNPIYPTLGLTGEAGEVADKVKKVIRDRGGVFDADTREAIKLELGDVLWYVAQLASELGYDLNEVADANLQKLSSRAARGRIGGSGDQR is encoded by the coding sequence ATGGAGATGAATTCCTATCAGGACGCCGCCCGAAAGACGGCTGCCTACCCGGATGTGGGCCGTAATCCCATCTATCCGACCCTCGGTTTGACCGGTGAAGCCGGCGAGGTGGCCGACAAGGTGAAAAAGGTGATTCGCGACCGCGGCGGTGTGTTCGATGCCGACACCCGCGAAGCGATCAAGTTGGAGCTGGGAGATGTGCTCTGGTACGTGGCTCAGCTGGCCAGCGAACTGGGTTATGACCTGAACGAGGTGGCTGACGCCAACCTGCAGAAACTGTCGAGCCGGGCTGCCCG
- the pyk gene encoding pyruvate kinase → MGQFDLNRRTKIVATIGPATESPERIKELVKAGATTFRLNFSHGDHSEHAARIATIRQVSEELGQTIGILQDLQGPKIRLGRFAEGPITLANGDPFTLTSRPVSCDKTIATVTYNKLADEVTAGSRILLDDGRVEMKVDTVDKAQQTLHCTVTVGGVLSNNKGVNFPDVQLSVRALTDKDKTDLAFGLSQGVDWVALSFVRNPSDMEEIRGLIREHGHETPVVAKIEKFEAIDQIDSILPLCDGVMVARGDLGVEMPAEEVPLLQKELIRKANSLGIPIITATQMLDSMASSPRPTRAEVSDVANAILDGTDAVMLSNETAVGDFPVEAVQTMATIARRIEKDYPQRSIDSHLPSTIPNALSGAVSTIASQLNASAILPLTRSGATARNVSKFRPAAPILAITPDRTVACRLQLVWGVTPLVIPQGERTTQTFQAAMVKAKELDLLKEGDLVVQSAGTHTGVSGSTDLVKVSIVGNEAEATLI, encoded by the coding sequence ATGGGCCAGTTCGACCTGAACCGACGGACCAAGATCGTGGCCACCATCGGCCCTGCCACGGAGAGTCCGGAGCGGATCAAGGAGCTGGTCAAGGCTGGTGCCACCACTTTCAGGCTGAACTTTTCCCACGGGGACCACAGCGAACACGCCGCACGCATCGCCACAATTCGTCAGGTGTCTGAGGAATTGGGGCAGACCATCGGCATCCTTCAAGACCTCCAGGGCCCGAAGATCCGGCTCGGGCGTTTTGCTGAGGGTCCAATCACCCTGGCCAACGGCGATCCCTTCACACTCACCTCAAGGCCGGTGAGCTGCGACAAGACGATCGCAACGGTGACGTACAACAAGCTGGCGGACGAAGTCACCGCAGGAAGCCGGATCCTGCTCGACGACGGCCGCGTTGAGATGAAGGTCGATACCGTCGACAAAGCGCAGCAGACCTTGCATTGCACCGTCACCGTGGGCGGTGTTCTCTCCAACAACAAGGGCGTCAACTTCCCAGACGTTCAGTTGTCCGTTCGCGCCCTCACGGACAAGGACAAGACCGACTTAGCCTTCGGCCTCAGCCAGGGGGTGGACTGGGTGGCCCTCAGCTTCGTGCGCAATCCCTCCGACATGGAGGAAATTCGCGGACTGATCCGCGAACATGGCCATGAGACCCCTGTGGTGGCGAAGATCGAAAAGTTTGAGGCCATCGATCAGATCGATTCGATCCTGCCGCTCTGTGACGGCGTAATGGTGGCCCGCGGTGACCTAGGCGTGGAGATGCCGGCAGAAGAAGTGCCGTTGCTGCAGAAGGAATTGATCCGCAAGGCCAACAGCCTGGGCATCCCGATCATCACGGCCACACAGATGCTGGATTCCATGGCCTCCAGCCCCCGGCCAACCCGAGCTGAAGTCAGCGACGTGGCCAACGCCATCTTGGATGGCACCGACGCCGTGATGCTTTCCAACGAGACCGCGGTGGGGGATTTTCCCGTGGAAGCCGTTCAGACCATGGCCACCATTGCCCGACGGATCGAGAAGGACTATCCCCAACGCTCGATCGATAGCCACCTGCCCAGCACCATTCCCAACGCGTTGAGCGGTGCGGTCAGCACCATTGCCAGCCAGCTCAATGCCTCCGCGATTCTTCCCCTCACCCGAAGTGGGGCCACAGCTCGCAACGTCAGCAAGTTCCGGCCTGCGGCACCGATCCTTGCCATCACACCTGATCGCACGGTCGCCTGTCGTCTTCAGCTGGTGTGGGGCGTGACACCGCTGGTGATTCCCCAGGGCGAACGCACCACGCAGACCTTCCAGGCGGCCATGGTCAAAGCCAAAGAGCTCGATCTGCTGAAGGAGGGTGATCTCGTGGTTCAGTCCGCAGGCACCCATACCGGCGTTTCCGGATCCACAGATCTGGTGAAGGTAAGCATCGTCGGCAACGAAGCTGAGGCCACACTGATCTGA